Sequence from the Armatimonadota bacterium genome:
CGAGTAGCACTGAGCGCGGCGAGGCAGGTTCGGAACGGCAGATGCCCGCTCGACTGCCGTGCCCATGCCGTAGAGATTGTTCTCGCATATAAACAGGATGGGCAGGTTCCAGAGGGAGGCGATATTAAGTGTCTCATGAAATGAGCCTTCGTTGACCGCGCCGTCGCCGAAGAAGCACAGGCATATCTGATCGCCGCCGTGATAGTTTATGGCAAAACCGATGCCCGCGGCTATAGGCAGCCCGCCCCCGACTATAGCCGTGCCGCCCAGAAACCGTCGGTTCACATCAAAAAGATGCATCGACCCGCCTTTGCCGCCGGATACTCCCGTGGATTTACCGAATAGCTCTGCCATAACAGCGCGAGGGCTTGCACACCGCCCCAGAGCCTGGCCGTGCTCGCGGTATGCGCCGATCACATAGTCGTCGGCTCGCAGCGGCCACATAAACCCGCTCGCCACAGCTTCCTGGCCGATATAGAGATGCAGGAAGCCTCGGATATTGCCGCGCTCATACATCTCGCCGGCTTTCTCCTCAAACTTGCGGATCATGGTCATTTCATGGAAGATATCTATCTTGTCTTGTTTGGTGAGCATCGGCCTGTCTCTTGACTATAAGCGACCTTGTGATAAGACTAGCTTCGGGGCATATGCCCGCGAAGCATAAGAACCTGAGTTCGTTGGTCAGAATTTACCCACCGCCGGATAGATCAAACTTGCTCGGAGGCATGGTATGAGCTTCTGACCAGCGGGCCAGATTCAACATACCCAAAACCCATATCAAGACCGATATTTTTTAGTTGGATGAACTCATCGGGTGTGTAGTATTTGACAATGGGGGCATGCTCAGCAGAGGGGGCAAGGTATTGGCCTATTGTGAGGATATCGCAGTGTGCACCACGCAGGTCATGCATGGTCTTAATGATTTCGTCCCAGTTCTCGCCTGCGCCGACCATAATGCCGGACTTTGTGCGCACATCCGGCGCGATCTCGTCGGCTCGCCTTAACAGCTCAATTGAGCGGAAATAGACTGCCTGCGGACGCATAGACGGATAGCACCGCTCGACTGTCTCTATATTGTGATTTAGTATCTCAGGCTTGGCATCCAGAACGATCTTGAGAGAGTCTAAATCACCCTGGAGGTCCGGGATCAGGACTTCGACTGAACAGTTATTTCCCTGCTCGTGAATAAGCCTTATAGCCTGGGCAAAGATATGAGCGCCGCCATCGGGCTGATCGTCACGGGTAACGCTGGTGATCACGGCATGGCGCAGGCCCAAAAACTTCACGGCATCGGCGACTCTTCGGGGCTCGTCTTCATCAATCGGGTCGGGCCTGCCGTGGTCAACTGCGCAAAAGCGGCAGTTGCGTGTGCAGGTATTACCCAGGATCATGAAAGTGGCTGTGCGCGCATGCCAGCACTCGCCTATATTCGGGCAGTTGGCGCTCTGGCAG
This genomic interval carries:
- the lipA gene encoding lipoyl synthase, with the protein product MSVIKRPEWIKAKAPQGENYTEVKRLVEGARLHTVCQSANCPNIGECWHARTATFMILGNTCTRNCRFCAVDHGRPDPIDEDEPRRVADAVKFLGLRHAVITSVTRDDQPDGGAHIFAQAIRLIHEQGNNCSVEVLIPDLQGDLDSLKIVLDAKPEILNHNIETVERCYPSMRPQAVYFRSIELLRRADEIAPDVRTKSGIMVGAGENWDEIIKTMHDLRGAHCDILTIGQYLAPSAEHAPIVKYYTPDEFIQLKNIGLDMGFGYVESGPLVRSSYHASEQV
- the pdhA gene encoding pyruvate dehydrogenase (acetyl-transferring) E1 component subunit alpha, coding for MLTKQDKIDIFHEMTMIRKFEEKAGEMYERGNIRGFLHLYIGQEAVASGFMWPLRADDYVIGAYREHGQALGRCASPRAVMAELFGKSTGVSGGKGGSMHLFDVNRRFLGGTAIVGGGLPIAAGIGFAINYHGGDQICLCFFGDGAVNEGSFHETLNIASLWNLPILFICENNLYGMGTAVERASAVPNLPRRAQCYSMAVETVDGMDVLAVYEMADRLISEVRETKRPAFVEAVTYRYRGHSIADPGTYRTKEEIEEWRRRDPIVQYGKKLLDEGTLSSEEIEKIHSDVAKEIEAAVQFAEDSPIPKPEALYQDVYANRI